In the genome of Curtobacterium sp. MCLR17_036, the window ACCCGGTGGTGCTCATCGCCCTGCACATGCAGAGCGGGTGGGGCGGCTACCTGCGGAACACCATCGTCGCCGGGACCCAGGGGCGCTACTACTACCCGACGCTGCTCGCCCTCGTCGCACTGAGCGCCCTGGCGTGGCGGCGGGTCACCGTCACCGCGGCCGGCCGGACCCGCCTGGCCGTGGGGATCGCCGTCGCCGCGATGGCCCTCGGCCTGTACGGCGTGGTCTACGCGCTCCGGGCCTTCGGCCAGGACGCCGCGTTCTGGATCGACGACGCCGTCGTCCGCTCCTTCGACCGCACCGGGACGCTCGCGGCCGGCGGCGCCTTCACCCTGGCGACGGTTGCCGCAGCCGCCCTCGTCGCGACGGCCGTGCTGCTCGTGCGGTTCCTGCGCCGACCGGAGGTGCAGGCATGAGCCCCCGCCGCAGCACCTGGCTCCTGCTCGGCACCCTGACGCTTGCCTGGTTCGCGTTCCTGCTGACCTTCGCCCTCGTCACCCCGGTGCTCGGTGCCCCGGACGAGCCCGCGCACGTCGACGCGGCCTTCCGGCTCGCACTCGGGCTCGGCTGGCCGCACCCGGGCGAGATGCACTACCTCGCCGCGATCCGCCAGGTCGTCGAGCAGCCCGTCCCCGCGGTCGACCGGCTCTCCGTCGACGCCCTGCTCGCGGCGACGCCCGGCGACTCCCCCGCGGTCGACCCGATGTCCCAGAACCCGCCGACGTACTGGCTCGTGGCCGCAGGCGTCCTGCGGGTCGTGCGCTTCGGAGCGCTCGACTGGGGCCACGCGGTGCTCGTCCTGCGCCTGTTCGACGTCGTCCTGGTGACCGCGCTGCCGGTGCTCGTCTGGGCGACCGTCCGGCGGGTGACCCGTTCACCGCGGACCGCGCTCGTCGCACCGCTGGTGCTCTTCGCCGTGCCGCAGCTCGCCCAGGTGACGTCGGGGGTCACGGTCTGGGCGCCGATGGTGCTGCTCGGCGCCGTGCTCGTCTGGCTCGTCACCCGCGTGCTCACCGGCGACCGCTCCTGGTGGACCACCGCGGGGCTCGCCGTCGCCGTGACCGGGCTCGCGTCGCTCAACGCGCTCGGCCTGCTCGCGGTGCCGTTCGCCGCGGCCGTGCTGCTGCTGACCCCCGGCCGCCCCGTCGTGCGACGTGTCCTGCACGCCGCCGTCGTGGTCGTCGCCGCCGCGGCGGTGTCCGGCTGGTGGTGGGTCCGCACGGTGCTCGTGAGCGGTACCCCGGTGCCGGACGCCCTGCGCGGCGTCACCGAGGTGCAGCCCTACGGCCCCGGTGGGGTGAACCCCGGGGCGTTCGCCGGCCGGCAGTGGGACGGGCTCACCACCACGTTCTTCGGGTCGTTCGGCGCGAACCAGTGGCCGCTGCCAGCCGCCCTGCTCGACGTGCTCGCGATCGGTGCGCTCACCGTCCTCGCGTGGTCGACGGCTCGGCGCACCGCCACCCGGCGCGTCACGACCGTCGTGCTCGTCTGGCCCGTGCTCGTCCTCGTCGCCACGCTCGCCTACAACTGGCGGAACTACCTCGGCACCCACCTGGGCAACGGCCAGCAGGGCCGGTTCCTGT includes:
- a CDS encoding glycosyltransferase family 39 protein; its protein translation is MSPRRSTWLLLGTLTLAWFAFLLTFALVTPVLGAPDEPAHVDAAFRLALGLGWPHPGEMHYLAAIRQVVEQPVPAVDRLSVDALLAATPGDSPAVDPMSQNPPTYWLVAAGVLRVVRFGALDWGHAVLVLRLFDVVLVTALPVLVWATVRRVTRSPRTALVAPLVLFAVPQLAQVTSGVTVWAPMVLLGAVLVWLVTRVLTGDRSWWTTAGLAVAVTGLASLNALGLLAVPFAAAVLLLTPGRPVVRRVLHAAVVVVAAAAVSGWWWVRTVLVSGTPVPDALRGVTEVQPYGPGGVNPGAFAGRQWDGLTTTFFGSFGANQWPLPAALLDVLAIGALTVLAWSTARRTATRRVTTVVLVWPVLVLVATLAYNWRNYLGTHLGNGQQGRFLFVAIVALVLGQVVAWHALVVRPELRRRLARGGAVAAYAIGLYGIGVCYRGAWEASQFRISRAGASAFAGGSVAGPYTAALACALFVAAALVSTVLLWRATGTAASTATGTAAGTPTDPTRTATDQTRTPTAPTRAPTDETPGPGTPRARADGVPGTDRAAAPARPTTDSPLESRPTVAPTTRNEHP